The Desulfitobacterium chlororespirans DSM 11544 genome includes a region encoding these proteins:
- a CDS encoding 4Fe-4S dicluster domain-containing protein — MSKKMILVDTSKCTGCKACSAACKEWNELPAVKTSLVKSYQSTKDLDPNTYTYIAFDEKYENNTMLWMMRKAQCFHCADAACLKACSSEAISKTETGFTIIDEDKCIGCGYCVTNCPFDIPRIDQTTQKATKCTGCWERVENGLEPACVAICQPGTLTFGDDAEMMQKAEQRLSELKQRYPKANLYGKDVVGGTLYKYILLDTPESYGLPANPTVPFTLTLWKDIARPLGAIACGGAAAAVLVGTLVNVAKGNYSKEHFVEDDHQGKGGSL, encoded by the coding sequence ATGAGTAAAAAAATGATTCTCGTGGACACCTCTAAATGTACCGGCTGCAAGGCCTGTTCCGCAGCCTGCAAGGAATGGAATGAGCTACCGGCTGTTAAGACATCATTGGTCAAAAGTTATCAGTCGACCAAAGATTTGGATCCTAACACCTACACTTATATTGCCTTCGATGAAAAATACGAAAACAATACCATGCTTTGGATGATGAGGAAAGCTCAATGCTTTCATTGTGCCGATGCTGCCTGCTTAAAAGCCTGCTCCTCTGAGGCTATCTCCAAAACGGAGACCGGATTTACAATCATTGATGAGGACAAATGCATCGGCTGCGGATACTGCGTGACCAACTGCCCCTTTGATATTCCCAGGATTGATCAGACAACCCAAAAGGCCACCAAGTGCACCGGCTGCTGGGAACGGGTGGAAAATGGCCTTGAGCCCGCCTGTGTCGCCATTTGCCAGCCGGGAACCCTGACCTTTGGGGATGATGCCGAAATGATGCAAAAGGCTGAACAGCGCTTGTCTGAGCTGAAGCAGAGATATCCCAAGGCCAATCTCTATGGCAAGGATGTCGTAGGAGGAACACTTTATAAGTACATCCTCCTGGATACTCCGGAATCCTATGGTTTGCCGGCCAATCCCACGGTTCCCTTTACCCTGACCCTTTGGAAGGATATCGCCCGCCCGCTGGGTGCGATTGCTTGCGGTGGCGCGGCGGCAGCAGTTCTTGTTGGAACTTTGGTCAATGTGGCTAAAGGAAATTACAGCAAGGAGCATTTTGTTGAAGATGACCACCAGGGGAAAGGAGGGTCACTGTAA
- a CDS encoding DUF4342 domain-containing protein has protein sequence MSEEMWTELEKVDILCDRLNLSYEEARRALLRSNGDVIQALADCEREKALEDGMMGKMWSGTKNRFNKIWQTQVKLKHNDHTVFSISAPLGLAIGYMMWRRPALRVLGLAGAAMAAMQNYELELESMMDDHEFEPYYHASYPMNYHENEIGLQ, from the coding sequence ATGAGCGAAGAGATGTGGACGGAACTGGAGAAAGTTGATATTCTATGCGACCGCTTAAATCTAAGCTATGAAGAAGCACGCCGTGCCCTGCTAAGGTCCAACGGGGATGTAATTCAAGCGTTGGCAGATTGCGAAAGAGAGAAAGCCCTTGAAGATGGGATGATGGGAAAGATGTGGAGCGGCACCAAGAATCGTTTCAACAAGATTTGGCAAACCCAGGTTAAACTCAAGCACAATGACCATACCGTATTCAGCATCTCTGCCCCTCTTGGCCTTGCTATAGGGTATATGATGTGGAGACGGCCTGCTCTGCGGGTACTCGGCTTGGCGGGGGCAGCCATGGCAGCTATGCAGAATTATGAACTGGAACTGGAATCCATGATGGATGATCATGAATTTGAACCCTATTATCATGCATCTTACCCAATGAACTATCATGAAAATGAAATAGGACTTCAATAA
- the selA gene encoding L-seryl-tRNA(Sec) selenium transferase, whose product MEKDLERLKALRTIAPMNEILDHPEVAALAERIGKAVLGETITQVIDDYRKQLLGDKSFAASMSHQSRQEITLHLVQELKDKLDAQDSTCLKKLINATGIVLHTNLGRAPLPDSAIGLIQEVNEGYSNLEFDLETGNRGSRHTHIEPLITRLTGAESAMVVNNNAAAVFISLNTLAKQRDVIISRGQQVEIGGSFRIPDIIASSGCTMLEVGTTNKTKRDDYAKAITENTAVLLKVHTSNYKISGFTEEVPLQDLVELGKIKNVLVMEDLGSGCLYDLTRIGLPHEPTVQEVIAGGADLVTFSGDKLLGGPQIGVIAGKKTLIDKIKKNPFARIVRCDKSSIAALTAVLKLYLNPEKALAQIPALNMLALKEVDLLLRAEELERQLQTALGKRCQMEIVDVDDEAGGGSLPDVLLKGKAVSLTIDGLSANRLQDLLRQEPIPIICRIVKDKVLLNVRTLSEKEFPLITQTMQSIVG is encoded by the coding sequence TTGGAGAAGGATTTAGAACGATTAAAGGCGCTGAGAACCATCGCTCCGATGAATGAAATCCTGGATCATCCTGAAGTTGCGGCCTTGGCCGAGCGGATTGGCAAAGCTGTGCTTGGTGAAACAATAACCCAGGTCATCGATGATTACAGAAAACAGTTGCTTGGAGATAAGTCCTTTGCGGCATCTATGTCCCACCAGTCCCGCCAGGAGATCACCTTGCATTTGGTTCAGGAACTCAAAGATAAGCTCGATGCACAGGATAGTACCTGCCTGAAAAAATTGATCAATGCCACAGGAATTGTTCTGCATACGAATCTGGGCAGGGCCCCTCTGCCTGATTCAGCCATCGGCTTAATTCAAGAAGTCAATGAAGGTTACAGCAATCTTGAATTTGATCTGGAAACCGGCAACAGGGGTTCCCGCCATACCCATATCGAACCTCTGATTACCCGTTTAACCGGCGCTGAGAGCGCCATGGTGGTCAACAATAATGCTGCGGCAGTGTTTATAAGCCTTAATACCTTAGCTAAGCAGAGAGACGTCATTATTTCCAGAGGGCAACAGGTGGAAATTGGCGGAAGCTTCCGTATACCGGATATTATCGCCTCCAGTGGCTGCACGATGCTCGAAGTCGGCACAACGAACAAAACGAAGCGAGATGATTATGCCAAAGCGATTACGGAAAATACGGCCGTATTGTTGAAAGTTCATACTAGCAATTATAAAATCTCCGGTTTCACGGAAGAAGTGCCACTTCAGGATTTAGTGGAGCTGGGCAAAATAAAAAATGTACTGGTGATGGAGGATTTGGGCAGTGGCTGCCTTTATGATCTGACCAGAATCGGACTGCCCCATGAACCGACCGTACAGGAAGTCATCGCCGGCGGTGCGGATCTTGTCACCTTTAGTGGGGATAAATTGCTGGGCGGTCCGCAGATTGGTGTCATCGCCGGCAAAAAGACCTTGATCGACAAGATTAAAAAGAATCCTTTTGCCCGCATTGTCCGTTGCGATAAAAGCTCTATTGCGGCTTTAACTGCAGTTCTGAAACTCTATCTGAATCCTGAAAAAGCCCTTGCCCAGATCCCCGCCTTAAACATGCTGGCCTTAAAAGAGGTAGATTTGCTGCTGCGGGCGGAGGAACTGGAACGGCAGCTCCAGACCGCCCTGGGTAAACGTTGTCAAATGGAAATCGTGGATGTTGATGATGAAGCAGGGGGTGGTTCTTTGCCGGATGTTCTGTTAAAAGGCAAGGCTGTATCCTTAACGATCGACGGTTTATCGGCCAACCGGCTCCAGGACCTCCTCAGACAAGAGCCCATCCCGATTATTTGCCGGATCGTTAAAGACAAAGTCCTGCTGAATGTCCGCACTCTGTCAGAAAAGGAATTTCCCCTCATTACGCAAACCATGCAGAGCATCGTGGGGTGA
- the recO gene encoding DNA repair protein RecO — MGVYHADALVIRSREYGESDRLLTLFSREHGKIQAIAKGVRKPKSRQRAGAQLFTYAEYLLHKGKSLDTVNQVSPRESFPHLWTDLDMSMAATAMAELLDLATLPGQPHPELFTLTFSSLFLVESCDPALVQCTYALKLMNYLGYRPRLMECAECGQRVQGERLLFSPNAGGVVCRQCQTQGSSPAVGRWVSGGSLGLMRQLLQGELEKLNRLRWNQWSKKEILDASQYFCEQTLDKPLRSWSMGNRLVNVGQNPSGKDDLNERRDVDGTGES, encoded by the coding sequence GTGGGAGTTTACCACGCCGATGCTTTGGTGATTCGAAGCCGGGAGTATGGAGAATCAGACCGTTTACTCACTTTATTTTCAAGAGAACACGGGAAAATCCAAGCTATTGCTAAAGGGGTGCGTAAACCGAAAAGCCGTCAAAGAGCAGGAGCCCAGCTATTTACCTATGCAGAATACCTATTACATAAGGGTAAGTCGCTGGATACTGTCAACCAGGTCAGCCCCAGGGAGAGCTTTCCCCATTTATGGACGGACTTAGATATGAGCATGGCGGCTACGGCAATGGCAGAGCTTCTCGATCTGGCAACTCTTCCCGGACAACCTCATCCGGAACTGTTTACCCTCACCTTTTCCAGTTTATTTCTTGTGGAAAGCTGTGATCCGGCTTTGGTTCAGTGTACCTACGCTTTGAAGCTGATGAATTATCTCGGCTATCGCCCGCGTTTAATGGAATGCGCTGAGTGCGGGCAAAGAGTTCAAGGGGAGCGGTTATTATTCAGCCCGAACGCCGGCGGGGTGGTTTGCCGGCAATGTCAAACTCAGGGGAGCTCTCCCGCCGTCGGGAGATGGGTCAGTGGGGGAAGCCTTGGGCTGATGCGCCAGCTTCTTCAAGGAGAGCTGGAAAAATTGAACCGACTGCGCTGGAACCAATGGAGCAAAAAAGAAATCCTTGATGCCTCACAGTATTTTTGCGAACAAACCTTAGATAAGCCCTTAAGATCTTGGAGTATGGGGAACCGCTTGGTTAACGTGGGACAAAACCCAAGCGGAAAGGATGATTTAAATGAGCGAAGAGATGTGGACGGAACTGGAGAAAGTTGA
- the selB gene encoding selenocysteine-specific translation elongation factor, giving the protein MKKIVLGTAGHIDHGKTSLVRKLTGIDTDRLEEEKRRGMTIELGFASLTLPSGQTVSIIDVPGHEKFVKTMVAGVTGIDLVMLVIAADEGIMPQTREHLDILNLLNVTTGVIALTKTDLVDDEWLEMIIEDIQNTLQGTTLAESPMVHVSSVTGEGISQLRETLDQLARKVQTKESQELFRLPIDRVFSMSGHGTVITGTITSGVVRKGDTLAIYPSGLNARVKGIQVHNMSVDEGTAGDRCALNLTGIEKSEIQRGDTIAREGTLIPIRIADVLIYIVKGKGNLVHNQRVHVHTGTKEVLARVRLLGTDEIPEGEKGYAQLRFEEPIVILRKDRFIIRSYSPAVTIGGGWVLYHTTKNRQRFSQESMNAMSIGEHGTREELVTLILNSSEKPLSSGDLLQALNTERAELQETLDKEVSSGKLIILKETRKYLSINQYEKYFNKIQSAFRKMYQKYPYRYQMDKEELKSGAFSGMDPKDFAALLNYFIANQRLLSDGNYLSEPDGKALARILAAKETALMEKAFLAYDMNTGSIQQAAKDTTMKTGDVEEVVKFLLKSGNLVDLGQGILVHKEALQKVCQTIRSLMDVQGTISVAEVRDALNIGRKTVVAYLEYLDKLKITLRKEDVRVPGAHY; this is encoded by the coding sequence ATGAAAAAGATTGTCTTAGGAACCGCCGGGCATATTGACCACGGCAAAACATCCTTAGTGAGAAAACTGACTGGTATTGATACAGATCGCCTTGAGGAAGAGAAGCGGCGGGGGATGACCATTGAACTGGGCTTTGCCTCCCTGACCCTGCCCTCAGGTCAAACTGTATCCATCATTGATGTGCCCGGACATGAGAAATTCGTGAAGACCATGGTGGCCGGTGTCACCGGTATCGATCTTGTGATGTTGGTCATTGCCGCTGATGAAGGTATTATGCCGCAAACCAGAGAGCATCTGGATATTTTAAACCTGCTCAATGTTACAACCGGGGTTATCGCCCTGACCAAAACGGATCTTGTGGACGACGAGTGGCTGGAAATGATCATTGAAGATATTCAGAATACACTGCAAGGGACAACTTTGGCAGAAAGCCCCATGGTCCATGTATCTTCCGTGACCGGGGAAGGGATTTCTCAACTGAGGGAAACCTTGGATCAGCTTGCCCGGAAAGTTCAAACCAAGGAAAGCCAGGAACTGTTCCGATTGCCCATAGACAGAGTCTTTTCTATGTCAGGTCACGGGACTGTAATCACCGGCACGATAACCAGCGGAGTGGTTCGCAAAGGCGATACCCTGGCCATCTATCCTTCCGGACTTAATGCACGGGTCAAGGGAATTCAGGTCCATAATATGAGTGTCGACGAAGGGACTGCCGGCGATCGGTGCGCCTTGAATCTCACCGGGATCGAAAAATCTGAAATACAGCGGGGCGACACCATTGCTCGTGAAGGAACCCTGATCCCAATCCGGATTGCGGATGTGTTGATTTATATCGTCAAAGGCAAAGGAAATTTGGTACACAATCAAAGAGTTCATGTGCACACCGGAACGAAAGAGGTTCTGGCCCGGGTCAGGCTTCTGGGTACTGATGAAATCCCTGAGGGGGAGAAAGGTTACGCACAGTTGCGTTTTGAAGAACCCATCGTCATCCTGCGTAAAGATCGATTTATTATCCGCAGCTACTCGCCTGCTGTGACCATCGGCGGGGGCTGGGTTTTGTATCATACCACGAAAAACAGACAGCGGTTTTCTCAGGAAAGTATGAATGCTATGAGCATCGGTGAGCATGGCACCAGGGAAGAGTTAGTCACCTTAATCTTAAATTCCTCGGAAAAACCCCTTAGTTCGGGTGACCTTTTGCAGGCTTTGAATACGGAACGGGCTGAATTACAGGAAACCTTGGATAAGGAAGTCTCTTCAGGAAAGTTAATTATCTTGAAGGAAACTCGTAAATACTTAAGCATCAACCAATATGAAAAATATTTTAATAAAATACAATCCGCTTTCCGGAAAATGTATCAGAAATATCCCTACCGCTACCAAATGGATAAGGAAGAACTGAAAAGCGGGGCTTTTTCCGGGATGGATCCGAAAGATTTTGCAGCATTGCTGAATTATTTTATTGCCAATCAGCGCCTGCTTTCAGATGGAAACTACCTGTCGGAACCTGATGGTAAAGCCTTAGCCAGAATCCTGGCAGCAAAGGAAACAGCCCTTATGGAAAAGGCATTTTTGGCCTATGACATGAATACAGGAAGTATTCAGCAGGCCGCCAAAGATACAACGATGAAAACAGGGGACGTTGAGGAGGTAGTGAAATTCCTGCTGAAATCAGGCAACCTGGTGGATCTGGGGCAAGGAATTCTCGTCCACAAAGAAGCTTTACAAAAAGTCTGCCAAACCATCCGTTCGTTAATGGACGTCCAAGGAACCATCAGCGTGGCGGAAGTCAGGGATGCCCTGAATATTGGCAGAAAGACCGTCGTCGCTTATTTAGAGTATTTAGACAAACTGAAAATCACCTTGAGAAAAGAGGACGTTCGCGTACCGGGAGCTCACTACTAG
- the fdnG gene encoding formate dehydrogenase-N subunit alpha has translation MEVTRRGFLKLSGASLFALASGLGFDPQIAQAQGFSLRIEGTTKIPSICHFCSGGCGLLLHIKDGKLVYLDGDPDNPVNSGALCPKGASLGHVANSKDRVTKPRYRAPGSSEWQDISWDEAINKIASKIKEVREATWMDTEEIGGKTYAVNRAEGIAVLGSAEVDNEESYLIKKLSELIGTPYNEHQARIUHAPTVASLSPSFGRGAMTNSWTDMQNTKCFLIAGSNCAENHPIAMRWINKAKENGAKVIVVDPRFTRTASQADIFAQVRPGADIAYLNAIINYILENKLYDEEYVLNHTNALYKISKDFKFDDGLFSGFDPENKKYNFDSWAYQLNAENKPVMAESLDDPDCVFGKLKEHFSRYTLEVGADISGIPAEKIKEIADTFCNTRPGSILYALGMTQHTTGVQGIRSYAIIQLLLGNVGKAGSGIQALRGEPNVQGSTDMANLFNNLPGYLPAPVHTDKDLRSYLVRSGSAFERHIVSQLKAWFGENATKENDYCFNYLPKYNSGKNYSMVKLWEAANSGQFKMLLNFGSNSMVSIPNRQIVREGLAKLDMLVIADVYEVETAQFWREKDPTTGELLVDPAKINTEVILLPAAFVYEKGGTLSNSGRWIQWKDAALKPPGEAKPDLDILDHIYHKLKELYAGSTDPKDEPILKARWDYGHEPDPLKVLQEISGYDETTGKVLPTLADYLKAPIGSASSGCWIYAGVTGNGNLAARRDNSDPSELGLYRNWSFSWPGNIRILYNRGSCDMNGQPLDENRKLIWWDAAKNSWEGNDGADVPDKTKGPDTPEGKQVFRMNPEGVGRLFTAKYFSGIPATPAADGLPHIGVRPAGQCNDGPLPEFYEPVESPTVNSLHPDVSSNPTVPIPNFLPGVTNHGSKEDFPYVLTTYALVEHFCAGGITRNIPMLNELMPQPFAEISKNLAQKIGVKEGDMVEVSSARGKVQVVALVTDRIQTLKINGQDSETIGMPWSWGFASLSPGPTTNNLTISAIDPTAGTPEYKCCLVNIRRA, from the coding sequence ATGGAAGTAACTCGTCGTGGGTTCCTGAAGCTTTCTGGGGCATCTCTGTTTGCTTTGGCTTCCGGTCTTGGCTTTGATCCACAGATCGCCCAAGCCCAGGGATTTAGTCTTAGAATTGAAGGAACAACAAAGATTCCTAGCATCTGCCATTTCTGTTCTGGTGGGTGCGGCTTGCTGCTTCATATTAAAGATGGAAAACTCGTTTATCTGGATGGAGACCCGGATAATCCAGTGAATTCCGGTGCCCTGTGTCCGAAAGGGGCCAGTCTGGGTCACGTGGCCAATTCTAAGGACCGTGTCACAAAGCCCAGATACAGAGCTCCCGGGTCCAGTGAGTGGCAGGATATTTCCTGGGATGAAGCGATTAATAAGATTGCTTCAAAGATCAAGGAAGTGCGTGAGGCGACCTGGATGGACACGGAGGAAATCGGCGGTAAGACTTATGCTGTAAATCGCGCCGAGGGTATTGCCGTTTTGGGTTCAGCCGAAGTGGATAATGAAGAGTCCTACCTGATCAAAAAGCTGTCCGAGCTGATCGGAACACCTTATAACGAACACCAGGCCCGGATATGACACGCTCCCACGGTGGCAAGTTTGTCACCTTCATTTGGCCGCGGAGCTATGACCAACTCATGGACGGATATGCAAAACACGAAATGCTTCCTGATTGCCGGCAGCAACTGTGCGGAGAACCATCCCATAGCCATGCGTTGGATCAATAAAGCCAAAGAAAACGGCGCCAAGGTGATCGTGGTGGATCCAAGGTTTACCCGTACCGCCTCCCAAGCAGATATTTTTGCCCAGGTTCGTCCCGGTGCAGATATTGCTTATTTAAATGCAATTATCAATTATATTCTGGAGAACAAACTCTATGATGAAGAGTATGTACTCAACCACACCAATGCACTGTACAAGATCAGTAAAGACTTTAAATTTGACGATGGACTGTTTTCCGGATTTGATCCCGAGAACAAAAAGTACAATTTTGATAGCTGGGCTTACCAGCTCAATGCTGAAAACAAACCGGTCATGGCGGAAAGTCTGGATGATCCTGATTGCGTATTTGGCAAGCTTAAAGAGCATTTTTCCCGTTACACTCTGGAAGTAGGAGCCGATATCAGCGGTATACCTGCCGAAAAGATCAAAGAGATCGCGGATACCTTCTGCAACACCAGACCGGGGAGTATTCTTTATGCACTGGGCATGACCCAACACACCACCGGTGTTCAGGGAATCCGCAGCTACGCAATCATCCAGCTGCTTTTGGGCAATGTGGGTAAAGCAGGCAGCGGCATCCAAGCCTTGCGTGGTGAGCCCAATGTTCAAGGCTCCACCGATATGGCCAATCTCTTTAATAACCTGCCGGGTTACTTGCCGGCCCCGGTTCATACGGATAAGGATCTGCGCAGTTATCTGGTGCGCAGCGGCTCGGCTTTTGAAAGGCATATTGTCTCTCAGCTCAAAGCTTGGTTTGGCGAAAATGCCACCAAAGAAAATGATTATTGCTTTAATTACCTGCCTAAGTACAACTCAGGCAAGAATTACAGCATGGTAAAACTTTGGGAAGCTGCCAATAGCGGACAATTCAAAATGCTGCTTAATTTTGGCTCGAATTCCATGGTATCCATCCCTAACCGGCAAATCGTCCGTGAAGGCTTGGCAAAGCTGGATATGCTGGTCATCGCGGATGTTTATGAGGTTGAAACCGCCCAATTCTGGCGTGAAAAGGATCCGACCACAGGCGAGCTCCTGGTCGATCCGGCCAAAATCAACACGGAGGTTATTCTGCTTCCCGCAGCTTTTGTTTATGAAAAAGGGGGAACACTATCCAATTCCGGCCGCTGGATTCAGTGGAAGGATGCTGCCTTGAAGCCGCCCGGGGAAGCCAAGCCCGACCTGGATATTCTGGACCATATCTATCATAAGCTTAAAGAGCTTTATGCCGGCAGTACCGATCCTAAGGATGAGCCTATTCTCAAGGCCCGGTGGGATTATGGTCATGAACCGGATCCGCTGAAAGTTCTTCAGGAGATCAGTGGTTATGATGAAACAACCGGTAAAGTGCTGCCTACCTTGGCTGATTATTTAAAGGCTCCTATCGGTTCAGCCTCCTCAGGCTGTTGGATTTATGCAGGTGTTACAGGCAACGGTAATCTGGCTGCCCGCCGGGACAACAGTGATCCCTCGGAGCTCGGTTTATACCGTAATTGGAGCTTCTCCTGGCCGGGTAACATCCGCATCCTCTATAACCGTGGCTCCTGTGATATGAACGGTCAGCCACTGGATGAAAACCGCAAGCTGATTTGGTGGGATGCGGCCAAGAATTCTTGGGAAGGCAATGACGGTGCTGATGTACCGGACAAAACCAAAGGCCCGGATACCCCGGAAGGAAAACAAGTTTTCCGCATGAATCCTGAAGGAGTAGGACGTTTATTCACTGCGAAATATTTCAGTGGAATTCCTGCCACACCCGCAGCAGATGGCTTGCCGCATATTGGCGTTAGGCCGGCCGGTCAATGTAATGACGGTCCTTTGCCGGAGTTTTATGAGCCGGTGGAAAGCCCGACGGTCAATAGTCTGCATCCGGATGTAAGCTCTAATCCTACCGTGCCCATCCCGAACTTCCTGCCTGGTGTTACGAACCATGGCAGCAAGGAAGATTTCCCTTATGTACTAACGACCTATGCCTTAGTTGAGCATTTCTGCGCAGGCGGGATTACGAGAAATATTCCCATGCTCAATGAGCTGATGCCGCAGCCCTTTGCCGAGATCAGCAAAAATCTGGCCCAAAAGATCGGAGTCAAAGAAGGGGACATGGTAGAAGTATCTTCTGCCCGTGGCAAAGTTCAAGTAGTTGCACTGGTAACGGACAGAATTCAGACCTTAAAGATCAACGGTCAGGATTCCGAAACCATTGGTATGCCTTGGAGTTGGGGCTTCGCATCCCTAAGTCCCGGACCGACGACCAACAACCTGACCATCAGCGCCATCGATCCCACGGCAGGCACCCCGGAATATAAATGCTGCCTGGTCAACATAAGGAGGGCGTAG
- a CDS encoding formate dehydrogenase subunit gamma, with protein MAQNSKQVPEGKVLRFTDGERFSHWVHAVSFLILLFTGLAVLSVTFRPAMAIVGGIDNARMIHRVAALFFAVAVGMKFFIGDTKHHWGWIRSVFTWTKADVMHVKAFAVEFFGGHGNYPPQAKFNGGEKINSLFTIFGSIFITISGLIMWFPQYFPIGLVRIAYPVHDLSMIFMTTALIGHLYLALIHPESRAALPGMLKGYVSKGFAKSHHGAWYEEIEKQEKAGK; from the coding sequence ATGGCACAAAACTCCAAACAAGTCCCGGAAGGAAAAGTTCTGAGATTTACAGATGGGGAACGATTCAGTCACTGGGTTCATGCAGTTTCCTTTTTAATTCTTCTCTTTACGGGTTTAGCGGTTCTCTCTGTAACCTTTCGGCCGGCTATGGCCATCGTCGGAGGAATTGACAACGCCCGCATGATTCACCGGGTTGCGGCCCTCTTCTTTGCCGTTGCTGTCGGCATGAAGTTCTTTATCGGTGACACCAAACATCACTGGGGGTGGATTCGTTCTGTCTTTACTTGGACGAAGGCCGATGTGATGCATGTCAAAGCCTTTGCCGTGGAATTCTTCGGCGGGCATGGCAATTACCCTCCCCAGGCAAAATTCAACGGAGGGGAAAAAATCAACTCCCTCTTCACGATTTTTGGCTCTATCTTTATCACCATCAGCGGGTTGATCATGTGGTTTCCCCAGTACTTCCCCATAGGCTTAGTGCGCATAGCCTATCCTGTTCACGACCTATCCATGATTTTCATGACCACGGCTCTGATCGGGCATCTCTACCTGGCCCTGATCCATCCGGAATCACGGGCTGCTCTGCCGGGCATGCTTAAGGGTTATGTATCCAAAGGCTTTGCTAAGTCCCATCATGGCGCTTGGTATGAGGAGATTGAAAAGCAGGAAAAGGCGGGGAAATAG
- the fdhE gene encoding formate dehydrogenase accessory protein FdhE — MIRSAAGPGAGLGLRVGGRLPIGGNVVRKNILTTEQEEQHLVAVKDNYLKLQGEIKLWQQEHASSLAADFQLKPASPRFTLDNLPEESIIDLWQRLNQVADEPQEKADLRTLLEQFKQGDPLDNPAAARLQLALAGVAQMLCQHLVPKPGEDNQPFGTCPVCGEKHFMTLLAPPVGKRYQQCLVCGYQRPVDASGCACCGSMDAKKQTYLKSEQYPGMEVAVCADCGSYFKQVDLRELSVDDLVWEDIRTMPLNYAAEKWLAGQHGWN, encoded by the coding sequence ATGATCCGGTCTGCTGCCGGCCCGGGTGCCGGTTTGGGCTTAAGGGTTGGCGGCAGACTTCCTATAGGAGGAAACGTTGTGCGGAAAAATATTCTGACCACTGAACAAGAAGAACAGCATTTGGTTGCAGTAAAAGATAACTATCTGAAGTTGCAGGGGGAAATAAAGCTTTGGCAGCAGGAGCATGCTTCCAGCCTGGCGGCTGATTTCCAGCTTAAGCCTGCCTCCCCGCGGTTTACTTTGGATAATTTGCCTGAAGAAAGCATTATTGATTTGTGGCAAAGACTCAATCAAGTTGCCGATGAACCACAGGAAAAAGCTGATTTGCGCACCCTCCTGGAACAATTTAAGCAGGGCGATCCTCTGGATAATCCAGCTGCTGCCCGATTGCAACTGGCTCTGGCCGGTGTTGCCCAGATGCTCTGCCAACACTTGGTTCCCAAACCCGGGGAAGATAATCAACCCTTTGGGACTTGCCCGGTCTGCGGAGAAAAACATTTTATGACCCTTTTGGCTCCGCCGGTCGGCAAACGCTACCAGCAATGCCTGGTCTGCGGTTATCAGCGGCCTGTTGATGCTTCCGGCTGTGCTTGTTGCGGCAGCATGGATGCCAAAAAACAAACCTACCTTAAATCTGAACAGTATCCTGGGATGGAAGTAGCGGTCTGTGCTGACTGCGGCTCTTATTTCAAGCAGGTGGATCTGAGAGAATTAAGTGTCGACGATCTGGTCTGGGAGGATATACGGACTATGCCACTCAACTATGCTGCCGAAAAATGGCTGGCCGGGCAACATGGTTGGAATTAG
- the deoC gene encoding deoxyribose-phosphate aldolase, with translation MRTMNLAGMIDHTLLKPEATEKDIVNLCHEAKQHKFATVCINPAYICTAAKLLHGSGVGVATVIGFPLGATMTEIKVQEIFAAKAHGAREVDIVINIGWAKSGNWEAVAKDITRAVEAAHCCGVTIKVIIETSLLTEEEKQKAAEIVKASGADYIKTSTGFAGGGATVEDVRNLKAWVGQSVKVKASGGIRSRKTALQMVEAGADRLGTSSGVQIITV, from the coding sequence ATGAGAACAATGAATTTAGCAGGCATGATCGATCATACACTTCTTAAACCGGAGGCCACGGAAAAAGATATCGTAAATCTATGCCATGAAGCCAAGCAGCACAAATTTGCCACAGTCTGTATTAATCCGGCCTATATCTGCACTGCCGCCAAGCTTTTACACGGCAGCGGTGTGGGAGTAGCCACAGTCATCGGCTTTCCTCTGGGAGCGACCATGACGGAGATTAAAGTTCAGGAAATTTTCGCCGCTAAAGCTCATGGTGCCCGGGAAGTGGATATCGTGATCAATATAGGCTGGGCGAAATCGGGTAATTGGGAAGCCGTGGCGAAAGATATAACACGGGCTGTGGAAGCGGCTCATTGCTGTGGTGTCACGATCAAGGTCATCATCGAAACCTCTTTGCTTACTGAAGAGGAGAAGCAAAAGGCGGCAGAGATCGTCAAGGCATCGGGAGCGGACTATATCAAAACCTCCACAGGCTTTGCCGGCGGCGGAGCTACCGTGGAAGATGTACGCAATCTGAAAGCCTGGGTGGGTCAATCCGTCAAAGTGAAGGCTTCAGGAGGAATACGTTCCCGTAAGACCGCTTTGCAGATGGTGGAGGCCGGAGCTGATCGCCTGGGAACGAGTTCCGGCGTGCAAATAATCACGGTATAA